CAGGCCAGGATGACGCCCTCGGCGGGCGTGGCGAACTCGCAGTGCACCTCGATCTCGGGGCCGTCGGGCCGGGCGTTCTCGCGGACCACCCGGTCGAGCAGTTCCTCCAGGTCGACCAGCTCGCGGTCCTCGTCCTGGGCGAGCTGCCCGGAGGCCAGCTGCCCCAGCGCGGTGATGGTGGCCTCGATGCGGCGCTGCGCGCGGGACAGGTCGGCGACCACCTCGGCGCGCTCCTCGGCGGGCAGGTCGTGGATCCGCAGCGTGTCCAGGTCGGCCCGCATGGCGGTCAGCGGGGTGCGCAACTCGTGAGCGGCGTTGGCGGCGAAATCCTGGGCGGCCTGCAGCGACCGCGTCGTGGCCTCCTGCGCCGCGGCCAGCCGCCGCAGCGTGTCGATCATGGCCTCGGAGAGGTCCTCGGCCTCCTTGACCCCGCGCACCGGGTCGATCCGGTCGGCGCCGCCCTGCCCGAGCAGCCGGGTCTGCTCGGTGAGCTTGCGCAGCGGACGGGTCGCCGCCCCGCCGAGCAACCAGCCCAGGCCCAGCGCGATGAGCAGCGCCAGCACGCCGACGCCGATGTAGAGCGGCAGGCGGGCCCGGTCGAGCAGGATGCTGTCCGCGCGGATGCCGATCGACATCGTCACGCCCTGCTCTTCCAGGGTGACGGTGCGGACCCGGTAGTCCACGCCGTTGACCCTCACGGTCTCGGTGCCGTCGGGCAGCTTGGGCAGCTGCAGGCCGCGCTGGTAGACCACCTCGCCGGTGCCGACCGCACGACCCGTCGACAGCACCGCGTGCGCCGGGCTGCCGGGCTCGGTACTGGCGTCGACGATCGCGTCGAGTCGACGGTCCAACTGCTCGGCGTCGTTGCCGGCCAACGCAATCGAGGCCAGCACCATCAGCGCGGCGACGACGACACCGGCCGCGATCGCCGCGGCGATGGCGACCCGCACCCGCAGCGACGCCCGCGTCCGCGGCCACCAGCGGGCGAACCCCGAACGCATCAGCCCTCGGCCCGAAGCACGTATCCGATCCCGCGGACGGTGTGGATCACCCGCGGCACACCGTCGCGTTCGAGCTTGCGCCGCAGATAGCTGATGAACACGTCGGCCACGTTGGTGTCGACGTCGAAGTCGTAGCCCCACACCAGTTCCAGCAGCTGCTGGCGGGACAGCACCACCCCGGCGTTCTCGGCCAACACCGCGAGCAGGTCGAACTCCCGCTTGGTCAGGTCGGCACGCTCGCCGGCGACGAAGACCAGTCGCCGCGCGGTGTCGATGGTGAGCGGTCCCACCACCATGGCGTCGGAATGTTCCTGACTGTGGCTGGCGCGGCGCAGCAGCGCGTGCAGGCGGGCGACCAGTTCACCGAGATCGAACGGCTTGGTCAGATAGTCGTCGGCGCCGGCTTCGAGTCCGGCGATGCGGTCGTTGACGGTGTCGCGGGCCGACAGC
This DNA window, taken from Mycolicibacterium sp. MU0050, encodes the following:
- a CDS encoding HAMP domain-containing sensor histidine kinase, encoding MRSGFARWWPRTRASLRVRVAIAAAIAAGVVVAALMVLASIALAGNDAEQLDRRLDAIVDASTEPGSPAHAVLSTGRAVGTGEVVYQRGLQLPKLPDGTETVRVNGVDYRVRTVTLEEQGVTMSIGIRADSILLDRARLPLYIGVGVLALLIALGLGWLLGGAATRPLRKLTEQTRLLGQGGADRIDPVRGVKEAEDLSEAMIDTLRRLAAAQEATTRSLQAAQDFAANAAHELRTPLTAMRADLDTLRIHDLPAEERAEVVADLSRAQRRIEATITALGQLASGQLAQDEDRELVDLEELLDRVVRENARPDGPEIEVHCEFATPAEGVILAWPGGLRLAVDNLVRNSVLHGQASRIVLTARREGNRMLIIVDDNGRGLPEEEHATVLGRFVRGSTAAAGGSGLGLALVAQQAHLHGGGVELADGPLGGLRVILTLASGRP
- a CDS encoding response regulator transcription factor: MVDDDPDVRTSVSRGLRHSGFDVRVAASGKEALRLLSTKPHDALVLDVQMPELDGVAVVTALRALGNDIPICVLSARDTVNDRIAGLEAGADDYLTKPFDLGELVARLHALLRRASHSQEHSDAMVVGPLTIDTARRLVFVAGERADLTKREFDLLAVLAENAGVVLSRQQLLELVWGYDFDVDTNVADVFISYLRRKLERDGVPRVIHTVRGIGYVLRAEG